The following are from one region of the Coffea eugenioides isolate CCC68of chromosome 2, Ceug_1.0, whole genome shotgun sequence genome:
- the LOC113759221 gene encoding putative F-box protein At1g67623 has protein sequence MANQQGKSTTSILSLPTEVVSEVLARVGSSSSTDLFSAKLCCKLFNEASAADTIYQRVSLEKFEIVPWHKNDKVSRFLKKCRQCQNPEAMYRKAVVDYFSDKHLDAALECLEEAADSGHPDAAYALGIIYLFVGTDEFKRRGMGLLSGLQKSRFLQGAWKLCRENLRALVRMIWVKNPVFLNPAPICCAMTHERKTSSWPMDADDVEEITCEGCACDEEIAAICAALPNR, from the exons ATGGCCAACCAACAAGGGAAATCAACTACCTCCATCCTCTCCCTTCCCACCGAGGTGGTATCGGAGGTCCTTGCACGTGTCGGGTCATCTTCCTCGACTGATCTTTTTAGCGCAAAACTATG CTGCAAGTTGTTTAACGAGGCGTCCGCCGCAGACACCATATACCAGCGGGTGTCACTGGAGAAGTTTGAAATCGTCCCCTGGCACAAAAACGACAAAGTATCCAGGTTCCTGAAGAAGTGCAGACAATGCCAAAATCCAGAAGCGATGTATCGGAAAGCCGTG GTTGACTATTTTTCGGACAAGCATTTGGACGCTGCATTGGAATGCCTCGAAGAGGCTGCCGATTCAGGCCACCCCGACGCTGCATATGCGTTGGGAATCATTTACCTCTTTGTTGGTACCGACGAGTTCAAGCGCAGAGGCATGGGACTGCTCAGCGGGTTGCAGAAATCCAGATTTCTGCAAGGGGCATGGAAACTTTGTCGTGAAAATTTGCGAGCGCTGGTGAGGATGATATGGGTCAAGAATCCTGTGTTTCTAAACCCAGCGCCCATTTGTTGTGCCATGACACACGAGAGGAAAACATCTTCATGGCCTATGGATGCCGATGACGTGGAGGAGATTACATGTGAAGGCTGCGCTTGCGATGAAGAAATTGCAGCAATTTGTGCCGCCCTACCCAACCGTTAG